A single genomic interval of Bradyrhizobium japonicum USDA 6 harbors:
- a CDS encoding gluconate 2-dehydrogenase subunit 3 family protein, whose protein sequence is MEALVDCIIPPDPETPGGKDAGCAVFIDRQLAGPYGRQEGLYVRPPFQAGLKNQGHQSANGPAQDYRDGLAAFDRACKQHSGGKPFAELSGDDRIALLKAVEKGELKLDGVDGKAFFTQLVKDAQMGFFADPIYGGNRDMVAWKMIGYPGARYNYLDWVNRHNERFPLPPVGMTGNAQWTRS, encoded by the coding sequence ATGGAGGCACTCGTTGATTGCATCATCCCGCCGGATCCGGAGACGCCGGGCGGCAAGGATGCCGGCTGCGCCGTGTTCATCGACCGGCAGCTGGCTGGGCCTTACGGCCGGCAGGAGGGATTGTATGTGCGCCCACCGTTTCAGGCCGGCCTGAAGAATCAGGGCCATCAGTCGGCGAACGGTCCGGCACAGGATTATCGGGACGGTCTCGCTGCATTCGATCGTGCGTGCAAGCAGCACAGTGGTGGAAAGCCCTTCGCCGAGCTCTCCGGCGACGACAGGATCGCGCTTCTGAAGGCGGTCGAGAAGGGCGAGCTCAAGCTCGACGGCGTCGACGGCAAGGCGTTCTTCACGCAACTCGTCAAGGACGCGCAGATGGGATTTTTTGCGGACCCGATCTATGGCGGCAACCGCGACATGGTCGCGTGGAAGATGATCGGCTATCCGGGCGCGCGCTACAACTATCTCGATTGGGTGAACCGCCACAACGAGCGCTTTCCGTTGCCGCCGGTTGGCATGACCGGCAACGCGCAATGGACGAGGTCGTAG
- a CDS encoding GMC family oxidoreductase, with protein MSRRLPRKDVVIVGFGWTGAIMANELTDEGLEVIAFERGPWRDAPTDFPPGYMQDELRYRIRHELFLRPDQLTFTFRNKMDQTALPIRSWGAFMPPNGVGGGGVHWNAEMWRFLPSDFVLKTHLTERYGAAFLPPDMTIQDWGITYEDLEPHYDRFEYLCGTSGTAGNLRGKIMDGGNPFEGPRSRPYPTPAQAQPFSHTLFGKAARELGYKPFPQPSGNLSQAYTNPLGMRLGPCTYCGFCEWFGCGNYSKASPQTTILPHLIRKSNFSLRDNSEVVRINVDRSGKRATGVTFVDSSGEEWEQQADLVILSAYTMFNVQLLLHSQIGQPYDPVTNTGVVGRNYTHQTISSVNGFFDNKKFNFNPFIASGSIGMCVDEFNGDNFDHGPHGFVGGGYVGQVQTGARPIESTLVPPGTPAWGADWKKAVKDNYLSTVKPGTGVHGSFYAYRDIYLDLDPAYKDRFGRPLMRITMDFKENEIKQNKFLTDKFAEIIKAMGAEKLAVQYRTAPYDITTYQTTHLNGGAVMGSDPKTSVLNKYLQSWDVPNLFVMGASAFPQNAGYNPTLTVGALAYWSAAAIRNQYLKNPGRLVDA; from the coding sequence ATGTCCCGAAGGCTTCCCAGGAAAGACGTCGTCATCGTCGGTTTCGGCTGGACCGGCGCGATCATGGCTAACGAGCTGACCGACGAGGGGCTCGAGGTCATCGCTTTCGAGCGCGGTCCATGGCGCGACGCGCCGACGGATTTTCCGCCGGGCTACATGCAGGACGAACTTCGTTATCGCATCCGGCACGAGCTGTTCCTGCGTCCGGACCAGCTGACGTTCACGTTCCGCAACAAGATGGACCAGACGGCGCTGCCGATCCGGAGCTGGGGCGCGTTCATGCCTCCGAACGGCGTCGGCGGCGGGGGCGTGCACTGGAATGCCGAAATGTGGCGTTTTCTTCCATCGGATTTCGTGCTGAAGACACATCTGACCGAACGCTATGGCGCGGCGTTCCTGCCCCCGGATATGACGATCCAGGATTGGGGGATCACCTATGAAGATCTCGAGCCGCATTACGATCGCTTCGAATATCTGTGCGGCACGTCGGGGACGGCTGGAAATCTGCGCGGCAAGATCATGGACGGCGGCAATCCGTTCGAGGGGCCCCGGTCCAGGCCTTATCCGACCCCGGCGCAGGCCCAGCCGTTCAGCCATACGCTGTTCGGGAAAGCCGCGCGCGAGCTTGGCTATAAGCCGTTCCCGCAGCCTTCGGGCAATCTCTCGCAAGCCTATACGAACCCGCTGGGCATGCGCCTTGGCCCCTGCACCTATTGTGGCTTCTGCGAGTGGTTCGGCTGCGGCAATTATTCCAAGGCTAGCCCGCAAACAACCATCCTGCCGCATCTCATTCGAAAATCGAACTTCAGCCTCCGCGACAATTCAGAGGTTGTCAGGATCAATGTCGATCGTTCGGGCAAGCGCGCCACCGGCGTGACATTCGTCGACTCCAGCGGGGAGGAGTGGGAACAGCAGGCCGACCTCGTGATCCTGTCGGCTTACACGATGTTCAACGTCCAGCTTCTCCTGCATTCGCAAATCGGACAGCCCTACGACCCCGTCACCAACACCGGGGTCGTCGGCCGAAACTACACCCACCAGACGATCTCGTCGGTCAACGGCTTTTTCGACAACAAGAAGTTCAACTTCAACCCGTTCATCGCGTCAGGCTCGATCGGGATGTGTGTCGACGAGTTCAACGGCGACAATTTCGATCACGGGCCGCATGGTTTCGTGGGCGGCGGCTATGTCGGCCAGGTGCAGACAGGTGCTCGTCCGATCGAAAGCACCCTGGTGCCGCCGGGAACTCCGGCATGGGGCGCCGACTGGAAGAAGGCGGTGAAGGACAATTATCTCAGCACGGTCAAGCCCGGCACCGGTGTGCATGGCAGCTTCTACGCCTACCGCGACATCTACCTGGATCTCGACCCCGCCTATAAGGACCGGTTCGGGCGTCCGCTGATGCGGATCACGATGGATTTCAAGGAGAACGAGATCAAGCAGAACAAGTTTCTCACTGACAAGTTCGCCGAGATCATCAAGGCGATGGGCGCTGAAAAGCTCGCCGTGCAGTATCGGACCGCTCCATACGACATAACGACCTACCAGACGACGCATCTCAACGGCGGTGCGGTCATGGGATCCGATCCGAAGACAAGTGTCCTCAATAAATATCTGCAGAGTTGGGATGTCCCGAATCTGTTCGTGATGGGGGCAAGCGCCTTTCCGCAGAACGCCGGCTACAACCCGACGCTCACGGTCGGCGCGCTCGCTTATTGGTCGGCGGCCGCGATCCGGAACCAGTACCTCAAGAACCCTGGAAGGCTTGTCGATGCGTAG
- a CDS encoding c-type cytochrome, which produces MRTFALAALLSASAVCRAYAGSPSMQEFTQIERGRYLSILSDCAGCHTVPGGKPFSGGRPIETPFGNIISPNVTPDLETGIGAWSDDQFDAAVRKGIGRTGAHIYPAMPYNAYTRMSRDDVMAIRAYLNSLEPVRQSRNANTLPFPFNIRSAMSVWNALYFTAGEFKPDPTKSAEWNRGKFIVEGPAHCGACHTPKTLLGGDRADQYLQGANLQGWSAPDITNNRRTGLGSWTAEDVALYLKTGHNRAAAATGPMAEAVELSTSRMRDEDTKAIATYLKSLPGNTDQAGPAAVDANVMAAGGAIFRDQCSACHGIEGKGVPHLFPALAESTMVHSNDPTTAIRMVLRGARSVGTKAEPTAPGMPSYGWQLDDRQIAAVLSFVRNSWGGAAAPIDAAEVTRVRSDTALRND; this is translated from the coding sequence GTGCGCACGTTCGCCTTGGCAGCGCTCCTTTCGGCCTCGGCGGTTTGCCGTGCCTACGCCGGCTCCCCCAGCATGCAAGAGTTCACTCAGATCGAACGCGGGCGCTATCTTTCGATCCTGTCGGACTGCGCCGGTTGCCATACCGTTCCCGGTGGCAAACCGTTTTCGGGCGGGCGGCCGATCGAGACGCCCTTCGGCAACATCATATCGCCCAATGTGACGCCCGATCTGGAAACGGGCATTGGAGCCTGGAGCGACGATCAATTCGACGCTGCGGTGAGAAAGGGTATCGGACGAACCGGTGCGCATATCTATCCGGCCATGCCGTACAATGCGTATACCCGGATGTCGCGCGACGATGTGATGGCGATCCGGGCCTATCTGAATTCGCTGGAGCCTGTTCGACAATCACGCAATGCAAACACGCTTCCGTTCCCGTTCAATATTCGTTCGGCGATGAGCGTGTGGAACGCGCTCTACTTCACGGCGGGTGAATTCAAGCCGGATCCGACCAAATCCGCCGAATGGAATCGCGGCAAGTTCATTGTCGAGGGGCCGGCGCATTGTGGAGCCTGCCACACGCCAAAGACGCTGCTCGGAGGCGATCGTGCGGATCAATATTTGCAGGGAGCAAATCTCCAGGGCTGGTCGGCGCCTGATATCACCAACAACCGACGGACCGGGCTGGGGAGTTGGACGGCAGAAGATGTCGCGCTCTACCTCAAGACGGGGCACAATCGCGCCGCCGCGGCGACGGGGCCGATGGCGGAGGCAGTCGAGCTGTCGACGTCCAGGATGAGAGACGAGGACACGAAAGCGATTGCGACTTACCTGAAATCATTGCCGGGCAATACGGATCAGGCCGGACCTGCGGCAGTGGACGCGAACGTGATGGCGGCCGGAGGTGCGATCTTCCGCGACCAATGCTCCGCCTGCCACGGAATCGAAGGCAAGGGCGTTCCACACCTGTTTCCCGCTCTCGCAGAGTCCACGATGGTGCACTCGAATGATCCCACAACGGCAATTCGAATGGTGCTCCGTGGTGCGCGAAGCGTCGGCACGAAGGCCGAGCCGACGGCACCCGGCATGCCGTCCTACGGCTGGCAGCTCGATGATCGCCAGATCGCGGCGGTGCTCAGCTTTGTCAGGAATAGCTGGGGTGGTGCCGCTGCCCCGATCGATGCAGCCGAAGTGACGCGTGTTCGGTCCGACACAGCGTTACGCAACGATTGA
- the rpmG gene encoding 50S ribosomal protein L33 produces the protein MAKAVTIKVKLVSSADTGFYYVAKKNSRTMTDKLVKKKYDPVARKHVEFREAKIK, from the coding sequence ATGGCCAAAGCGGTCACCATCAAGGTCAAGCTCGTGTCCTCGGCCGACACCGGCTTCTACTACGTCGCCAAGAAGAATTCGCGCACCATGACCGACAAGCTGGTCAAGAAGAAGTACGATCCGGTCGCGCGCAAGCACGTCGAATTCCGCGAAGCCAAGATCAAGTAA
- a CDS encoding LLM class flavin-dependent oxidoreductase, producing the protein MAQRQLKLGAFMRPISIHTGAWRYPGAWPDANFNFGHIKTLIRKLEAGKFDAFFMADHLAVLNMPVNALKRSHTVTSFEPFTLLSALSAVTERIGLIATGSTTFDEPYHVARRFASLDHLSGGRAGWNIVTTSNPDAALNFGLDDHMEHAERYKRAREFYDVVTGLWDSFADDAFVRDVESGVFVDPAKMHVLDHNGKYLKVRGPLNIARPVQGWPVIVQAGASEDGRQLAAETAEAVFTGGGPLADGQKLYADIKGRMEKIGRDPEHLKILPGAFVVVGDSVDEAKEKRALLDSRVHYDSAIASLSVILGTDASGFDPDGQLPEIPETNASKSGRQRMVDLARRDKLTVRQLAQRVGGYGGLSFVGTAKTIADQMEEWLVGRGSDGFNIMFPFLPAGLDDFVDKVVPELQKRGIFRKEYEGATLRENLGLPRPKNRFFEA; encoded by the coding sequence ATGGCACAACGGCAACTCAAGCTTGGCGCGTTCATGCGCCCGATCAGCATCCACACCGGCGCCTGGCGCTATCCGGGGGCCTGGCCGGACGCCAATTTCAACTTCGGCCATATCAAGACGCTGATCCGGAAGCTCGAGGCCGGCAAGTTCGACGCCTTCTTTATGGCCGACCACCTGGCCGTGCTGAACATGCCGGTCAACGCGCTCAAGCGCAGCCACACCGTGACCTCGTTCGAGCCGTTCACGCTGCTGTCGGCGCTGTCCGCCGTCACCGAGCGCATCGGCCTGATCGCGACGGGCTCGACCACCTTCGATGAGCCCTATCATGTCGCGCGCCGCTTCGCCTCGCTCGACCATCTCAGCGGCGGGCGCGCGGGCTGGAACATCGTCACCACCTCGAATCCGGACGCGGCGCTGAATTTCGGCCTCGACGACCACATGGAGCATGCCGAGCGCTACAAGCGCGCCCGCGAGTTCTACGACGTCGTCACGGGCTTGTGGGATTCCTTCGCCGACGACGCCTTCGTCCGCGACGTCGAAAGCGGCGTGTTCGTCGATCCCGCGAAGATGCACGTGCTCGACCACAACGGCAAATATCTGAAGGTGCGCGGCCCCCTCAACATCGCGCGGCCCGTGCAGGGCTGGCCGGTGATCGTGCAGGCCGGCGCATCGGAGGACGGCAGGCAGCTTGCGGCGGAGACGGCGGAAGCCGTGTTCACCGGCGGCGGGCCTCTCGCCGACGGCCAGAAGCTCTATGCCGACATCAAGGGCCGCATGGAGAAGATCGGCCGCGATCCCGAACATCTCAAGATTCTTCCCGGCGCCTTCGTCGTGGTCGGCGACAGCGTCGATGAGGCCAAGGAGAAGCGCGCGCTGCTCGACAGCCGCGTGCATTACGACAGCGCCATCGCCTCGCTCTCGGTCATCCTCGGCACGGACGCCTCAGGCTTCGATCCGGACGGGCAACTGCCGGAGATTCCGGAGACCAACGCCAGCAAGAGCGGCCGCCAGCGCATGGTCGACCTCGCAAGGCGCGACAAGCTCACCGTGCGCCAGCTCGCCCAGCGCGTCGGCGGCTATGGCGGGCTGTCCTTCGTCGGCACCGCCAAGACCATCGCCGACCAGATGGAGGAATGGCTGGTCGGGCGCGGCTCCGACGGCTTCAACATCATGTTCCCGTTCCTGCCCGCCGGCCTCGACGACTTCGTCGACAAGGTCGTCCCGGAGCTCCAGAAGCGCGGGATTTTCCGCAAAGAGTATGAAGGGGCCACTTTGAGGGAGAATCTGGGCCTGCCGCGGCCGAAAAACCGGTTCTTCGAGGCGTAA
- a CDS encoding amidohydrolase, with protein sequence MTWFVRPLLASVALCGLLSPPAHAELDVARLKQTIETSFESEYPKLDALYKDIHAHPEVAYQEVKTAAKLAAEMRAIGFEVTEHVGKTGLVAIYRNGDGPTIMVRTELDALPMEEKTGLPYASRDKQIWQGRETFVAHSCGHDIHMASWVGTAKTLVGIKDQWHGTLMFIAQPAEEEVTGAKAMIDDGLFTRFPKPDAGFALHDGSGAYGSVSYRVGVGSSNVDGLFIRFVGRGGHGAIPQATIDPVMMASRFVVDVQSVISREKDPTEFGLVTIGAIHAGTAGNIIPDEARVIGTIRSFKPQVRARMLAGIERTAKAVAAMADAPAPEIHLDEGTKAVMNDAAVVGQAERVLKVAFGDKFNVSPANTTSEDYSEYVNAGVPSMFFNIGVYEPDRVAAARNGSGPPLPGNHSPQFAPVPKPTIQTGVTAMTLAVLSAFDHRARGQ encoded by the coding sequence ATGACGTGGTTCGTAAGGCCTCTGCTCGCTTCCGTGGCGTTGTGCGGCCTGCTCTCGCCGCCCGCCCATGCGGAGCTCGACGTCGCCAGATTGAAGCAAACGATCGAGACCTCCTTCGAGAGCGAATACCCGAAGCTCGACGCGCTCTACAAGGACATCCACGCCCATCCCGAGGTTGCCTACCAGGAAGTGAAGACCGCGGCGAAACTCGCCGCCGAGATGCGTGCGATTGGCTTTGAGGTCACCGAGCACGTCGGCAAGACCGGCCTTGTCGCCATCTACAGGAACGGCGACGGTCCCACCATCATGGTTCGCACCGAGCTCGACGCGCTGCCGATGGAGGAGAAGACCGGCCTGCCCTATGCCAGCCGCGACAAGCAGATCTGGCAGGGCCGCGAGACATTCGTCGCCCATAGCTGCGGCCATGACATCCACATGGCGAGCTGGGTCGGCACAGCGAAGACCCTGGTCGGCATAAAGGACCAGTGGCACGGTACGTTGATGTTCATCGCGCAGCCCGCCGAGGAAGAGGTCACGGGCGCAAAGGCGATGATCGACGATGGCCTGTTCACCCGCTTTCCGAAGCCCGACGCGGGTTTTGCCCTGCACGACGGCAGTGGAGCCTACGGCTCCGTGAGCTATAGGGTCGGGGTCGGATCGTCGAATGTTGACGGTCTCTTCATCAGATTCGTTGGCCGCGGCGGCCATGGCGCGATACCGCAGGCGACCATCGATCCCGTGATGATGGCATCCCGCTTCGTCGTCGACGTGCAGAGCGTGATCAGCCGCGAAAAGGACCCCACCGAATTCGGCCTTGTCACCATCGGCGCGATCCACGCAGGCACCGCCGGCAACATCATTCCCGACGAGGCCAGGGTGATCGGCACGATCCGCAGCTTCAAGCCGCAGGTGCGCGCCAGGATGCTGGCTGGGATCGAGCGGACGGCGAAGGCGGTGGCGGCGATGGCGGATGCGCCGGCGCCCGAAATCCATCTCGACGAGGGGACCAAGGCCGTGATGAACGATGCCGCGGTCGTCGGCCAGGCCGAGCGGGTGCTGAAAGTGGCCTTCGGCGACAAGTTCAACGTCAGCCCGGCAAACACGACCAGCGAGGACTATTCAGAATATGTCAACGCCGGCGTGCCTTCGATGTTCTTCAACATCGGCGTCTATGAGCCCGACCGCGTCGCCGCCGCGCGTAACGGCAGCGGTCCGCCGCTTCCCGGCAACCACTCGCCGCAATTCGCCCCGGTGCCGAAACCGACCATTCAGACCGGCGTCACCGCGATGACGCTCGCCGTGCTGAGCGCTTTCGATCATAGGGCGCGGGGGCAGTAG
- a CDS encoding metallophosphoesterase family protein, with translation MTSANNSIPALLPRGRGHQFLLYGDSCSGVPGALHEKTFASVNAVAQRLSPQPEFVLFPGDEIIGLTPDPDALRAQWSYWLDTEMAWLDRAVIPMWHTTGNHTTYDLMSEAVFRAVLELPKNGPPGQAGLSYFVRRGDLLMVFVNTLWSGLGGEGHVELGWLETTLREHGDARHKLVLGHHPVFPINGFTGTYQREIGHEYARPFWDILVNANVLAYLCSHILAFDVQAHRGVLQICTAGAGTAHRMPEGVEYLHCVQAALDEEGLRYQVLDIDGVVRERMEWPLCDPDPAVWRELPLGEIEAPFSGCVESGRRIELRLVGQSAATDVASAQTIFTAFAPGSIAPFWLGLRGPKQTLTAIVGREPGRSPSYWLGPDLPAGDGFDIHVTLYPDMGPGGLLYRDHGSPRWSSFTSATARGLEQLSWPQHWAIGHGQGGSEDRAFRGAALSLLIA, from the coding sequence ATGACCTCAGCGAATAACTCCATTCCCGCGCTTCTACCGCGCGGCAGGGGCCACCAATTCCTGTTGTATGGCGACTCCTGTTCGGGCGTGCCGGGTGCGTTGCACGAAAAGACCTTCGCCTCGGTCAATGCAGTTGCTCAACGCCTGAGTCCGCAGCCTGAGTTCGTCCTCTTCCCGGGCGACGAAATCATCGGACTGACGCCGGATCCGGACGCGCTGCGCGCGCAGTGGAGCTATTGGCTGGATACGGAAATGGCATGGCTCGACCGTGCGGTCATTCCGATGTGGCACACAACCGGCAACCACACGACCTATGATTTGATGAGCGAGGCGGTGTTTCGCGCCGTGCTCGAGCTGCCGAAGAATGGGCCGCCGGGACAGGCGGGCCTCTCCTACTTCGTGCGGCGCGGCGACCTCCTGATGGTGTTCGTCAACACGCTCTGGAGCGGCCTGGGAGGTGAGGGCCATGTCGAGCTCGGGTGGCTGGAAACAACGCTCAGAGAACATGGTGATGCCCGACACAAGCTCGTCCTTGGCCATCATCCGGTGTTTCCGATCAACGGCTTTACGGGGACGTATCAGCGCGAGATCGGCCACGAATATGCTCGCCCGTTCTGGGACATCCTGGTGAACGCAAACGTGCTTGCCTATCTGTGCAGCCACATCCTCGCCTTCGACGTGCAGGCGCATCGCGGTGTCCTGCAGATCTGCACTGCGGGCGCGGGAACGGCTCACAGGATGCCGGAGGGCGTCGAGTATCTGCATTGCGTTCAAGCCGCGCTTGACGAGGAGGGCCTGCGTTATCAGGTGCTCGATATCGACGGCGTTGTAAGGGAGAGGATGGAATGGCCGCTGTGCGATCCTGATCCCGCCGTGTGGAGAGAGCTGCCGCTCGGTGAAATCGAAGCGCCGTTCAGCGGATGTGTGGAGAGCGGGCGGCGGATCGAGCTGAGGCTTGTGGGGCAAAGCGCTGCGACCGATGTCGCATCAGCCCAGACGATTTTCACGGCCTTCGCGCCTGGTTCGATCGCGCCGTTCTGGCTTGGTCTCAGGGGACCGAAGCAAACTCTGACAGCCATCGTGGGGCGAGAGCCGGGACGCAGTCCATCCTATTGGCTTGGACCTGACCTTCCGGCGGGCGACGGTTTCGATATTCACGTTACGCTCTATCCGGACATGGGCCCCGGCGGTCTCCTCTACCGCGATCACGGCTCCCCGCGTTGGTCGTCCTTCACCTCCGCGACGGCGCGAGGGCTGGAGCAGCTTTCGTGGCCGCAGCACTGGGCGATCGGCCACGGACAAGGTGGCAGCGAAGACCGCGCCTTCAGAGGTGCCGCGCTGAGTTTGCTGATCGCGTGA
- a CDS encoding NUDIX hydrolase translates to MTDTSQAAEKAKIHEGKEADHHPYFRPRDAATLILVDRSGSIPKVLVGKRHDKVVFMPGKFVFPGGRVDKDDYRVPVAAPITAELEANLAKGSPKTPASRAKSLAIAAIREACEETGLCLGRKTEGKAKLEGAWKPFADAGLLPDPSSLFLIARAITPPGRVKRFDTRFFTADASAITHHVEGVIHADAELVELVWVELGSKPLADLHPMTRNVLNELDTRLATGPLRHDAPVPFFHFYGGKMQKDILS, encoded by the coding sequence ATGACGGATACGTCGCAGGCAGCCGAGAAGGCCAAGATCCACGAGGGCAAGGAAGCCGACCACCATCCCTATTTCCGCCCCCGCGATGCGGCGACATTGATCCTGGTCGATCGCAGCGGCAGCATTCCAAAAGTCCTGGTCGGCAAGCGCCACGACAAGGTGGTGTTCATGCCCGGAAAGTTCGTCTTCCCCGGCGGCCGCGTCGACAAGGACGACTACCGCGTGCCGGTCGCCGCCCCCATCACCGCCGAGCTGGAAGCCAATCTCGCCAAGGGCAGCCCGAAGACTCCGGCCTCGCGCGCAAAATCGCTGGCGATTGCCGCGATCCGCGAGGCCTGCGAAGAGACCGGCCTCTGCCTCGGACGCAAGACCGAGGGGAAAGCAAAGCTCGAGGGTGCCTGGAAGCCGTTCGCGGATGCGGGCCTGCTGCCCGACCCCTCCAGCCTGTTCCTGATCGCACGCGCGATCACCCCGCCCGGCCGCGTCAAGCGGTTCGATACCCGCTTCTTCACGGCGGACGCCTCCGCGATCACCCACCACGTCGAGGGGGTGATCCATGCGGATGCCGAGCTGGTCGAGCTGGTCTGGGTCGAACTCGGCTCAAAGCCGCTCGCCGATCTGCATCCGATGACGCGCAACGTGCTCAACGAGCTCGACACCCGCCTTGCCACCGGCCCGCTCCGCCACGACGCGCCGGTGCCGTTCTTCCATTTCTACGGCGGCAAGATGCAGAAGGATATCTTGAGCTGA
- a CDS encoding DUF983 domain-containing protein: MVTTSTAPKIWTRETGLVEKRDVWTAMKRGFRSRCPRCGEGKLFRAFLKTADNCAVCGLDFTPHRADDLPAYLVIVIVGHIVVPTILWIETNYTTPVWLSFAAYLPFTFVASLALLQPVKGAVVGLQWALRMHGFDDNPPDGIPPV; the protein is encoded by the coding sequence ATGGTGACGACGAGCACGGCCCCAAAGATCTGGACGCGCGAGACCGGCCTCGTCGAGAAGCGCGACGTCTGGACGGCCATGAAGCGCGGTTTCCGCAGCCGCTGCCCGCGCTGCGGCGAGGGCAAGCTGTTCCGGGCCTTCCTCAAAACCGCGGACAATTGCGCGGTCTGCGGCCTCGACTTCACGCCGCATCGCGCCGACGATCTGCCGGCCTATCTCGTGATCGTCATCGTCGGCCACATCGTGGTGCCCACGATCCTCTGGATCGAGACCAACTACACCACGCCGGTCTGGCTCAGCTTCGCGGCCTATCTGCCCTTCACCTTCGTCGCCTCGCTCGCGCTGCTCCAGCCGGTCAAGGGAGCTGTGGTCGGCCTGCAATGGGCTCTGCGCATGCATGGCTTTGACGACAACCCTCCGGATGGTATTCCGCCGGTCTAA